From Nicotiana tabacum cultivar K326 chromosome 22, ASM71507v2, whole genome shotgun sequence, one genomic window encodes:
- the LOC107813741 gene encoding protein NPGR2-like isoform X1: protein MFLVVGELFWIIEFLFQFCNWLNPLCLAQLRRLCLGEQLRIEDIIPSSESLATRDYSASGYSSRAGDDAKADTSNIEEAESSLRESGILNYEEARALLGRLEYQKGNIEAALHVFEGIDIAAVVPKIKLSIARRCEIPRRNSLSDAIPPMSMHAVSLLFEAILLKATSLQALGRFTEAAQSCTVILDTVESALPDGLHENFSADCKLLETLNKAVELLPELWKLACAPQEAILSYRRALLYRWNLDVETRSKIEKQYAIFLLYSGTDATPPNLRAQAEGSFIPRNNIEEAILLLLVLLRRYIVNKIVWDPSILDHLCFALSIAGEFRALAHQVEELLPGIVVRRQKYTTLALCYYAEGDDMVSLNLLRNLMNNRDNENGIFELLLAAKICAEYPNLSEEGMGYARKVLPKIDGKCNQMASVAKCLLGLLLSGRSRALVSDSERTSRLSEALESLESAQKITEGRNPTVLFYLSLENAEQRKLDIALYYAKQLLKLEGGSTVRGWLLLARILSAQKRYIDAENIINAALDETGKWNQGELLRTKAKLQIAQEHLRDAVETYTHLLSVLQVQRKSFGVQKKLLKNMRNNTRSLEMETWHDLANVYTSLSQWRDAEVCLIKSEAINPHSASRCHSAGLLYQARGLHKEALQSFQKALDIEPNHVPSLVSTAIVLRQLSGQTLPVVKSFLTDALRLDRTNSSAWYNLGLLYKSENGASALEAAECFEAAALLQESAPVEPFR from the exons ATGTTTTTGGTTGTTGGTGAACTTTTCTGGATTATTGAGTTTTTGTTTCAGTTCTGTAATTGGTTAAACCCTTTGTGTTTAGCTCAACTGAGGAGGCTCTGTTTGG GGGAACAACTGAGGATTGAAGATATTATTCCATCATCCGAGTCTCTTGCAACTCGAGACTATTCAGCTAGTGGGTATTCTTCGCGTGCCGGAGATGACGCCAAGGCAGACACCAGTAACATAGAAGAAGCAGAATCATCACTTCGTGAGAGTGGCATTTTGAATTATGAG GAAGCAAGAGCATTATTAGGTCGGCTTGAGTATCAAAAAGGTAACATTGAGGCTGCTCTTCATGTATTTGAGGGAATAGATATTGCTGCGGTGGTTCCGAAGATAAAACTTTCGATtgcaagaagatgtgagataccAAGACGGAATTCACTTAGCGACGCTATCCCACCTATGTCAATGCATGCAGTAAGTCTGCTCTTTGAGGCCATTTTACTCAAAGCAACATCCCTGCAGGCACTTGGGAGGTTTACAG AAGCTGCTCAGTCGTGTACAGTGATACTGGATACAGTTGAGTCTGCTTTGCCAGATGGCTTACATGAGAACTTTTCTGCTGATTGCAAATTGTTGGAAACCTTGAACAAGGCGGTGGAGTTACTTCCTGAGCTGTGGAAGCTAGCTTGTGCTCCTCAAGAAGCAATCTTGTCATATAGAAGGGCCCTGCTTTATCGGTGGAATCTTGATGTGGAAACGAGAAGCAAAATAGAAAAGCAGTATGCTATATTTCTCTTATACAGTGGCACTGATGCAACTCCTCCAAATCTTCGCGCACAGGCAGAAGGTTCCTTCATACCTAGAAACAATATAGAAGAAGctattttgctgcttctggtccTTCTAAGAAGATACATCGTCAATAAAATTGTATGGGATCCATCGATCTTGGATCACCTCTGCTTTGCATTATCCATTGCAGGTGAGTTTAGGGCACTCGCCCATCAGGTTGAGGAGTTGCTCCCTGGAATTGTTGTTAGAAGACAAAAGTACACTACCCTTGCCCTGTGTTATTATGCAGAAGGTGATGACATGGTCTCTTTGAATCTGTTAAGGAACCTGATGAATAACAGGGACAACGAGAACGGCATATTTGAGTTACTACTTGCTGCCAAAATTTGTGCAGAGTATCCCAATTTATCGGAAGAAGGGATGGGGTATGCCCGGAAAGTGCTCCCAAAAATTGATGGGAAATGTAACCAGATGGCTAGTGTTGCAAAATGCTTACTTGGTCTTCTGCTCTCAGGTCGATCTCGTGCCCTCGTGTCTGATTCTGAGAGAACGTCAAGACTGAGTGAAGCTCTTGAATCACTTGAATCGGCACAAAAGATAACTGAAGGAAGAAATCCTACTGTTCTTTTCTACCTTAGTTTGGAGAATGCAGAGCAGAGAAAGTTGGATATTGCTCTCTACTATGCAAAGCAGCTGTTGAAGTTGGAGGGAGGATCTACTGTCAGAGGATGGCTTCTTCTTGCTCGTATACTATCTGCTCAAAAGAGGTATATAGATGCAGAAAACATAATTAATGCTGCACTAGACGAAACAGGAAAATGGAATCAAGGAGAACTACTACGCACTAAGGCGAAACTACAGATTGCCCAGGAACATCTGCGGGATGCGGTGGAGACATATACTCATCTTCTTTCTGTACTCCAAGTTCAGAGAAAAAGTTTTGGAGTTCAGAAAAAGTTGTTAAAG AACATGAGAAACAACACTAGAAGTTTAGAAATGGAAACATGGCATGACCTAGCAAATGTGTACACAAGCTTGTCTCAGTGGCGTGATGCGGAGGTTTGCCTAATCAAATCTGAGGCTATCAATCCTCATTCTGCTTCAAGATGCCACTCTGCAG GGTTACTCTATCAAGCTAGAGGACTCCACAAAGAGGCATTACAATCTTTTCAGAAGGCTTTAGACATAGAACCAAACCATGTTCCTAGTTTGGTTTCCACTGCCATTGTTCTTCGACAACTCAGCGGCCAAACATTGCCTGTCGTGAAAAGCTTTCTGACCGATGCATTACGGCTTGACAGAACAAATTCTTCAGCTTGGTACAATCTTGGCTTGTTATACAAAAGTGAAAATGGTGCATCTGCACTCGAAGCCGCTGAATGCTTTGAGGCTGCTGCACTTCTCCAAGAATCTGCACCAGTTGAACCCTTCAGATGA
- the LOC107813741 gene encoding protein NPGR2-like isoform X2, whose translation MSVKYWIYKQKISLRLRLRKMMKCICSGEQLRIEDIIPSSESLATRDYSASGYSSRAGDDAKADTSNIEEAESSLRESGILNYEEARALLGRLEYQKGNIEAALHVFEGIDIAAVVPKIKLSIARRCEIPRRNSLSDAIPPMSMHAVSLLFEAILLKATSLQALGRFTEAAQSCTVILDTVESALPDGLHENFSADCKLLETLNKAVELLPELWKLACAPQEAILSYRRALLYRWNLDVETRSKIEKQYAIFLLYSGTDATPPNLRAQAEGSFIPRNNIEEAILLLLVLLRRYIVNKIVWDPSILDHLCFALSIAGEFRALAHQVEELLPGIVVRRQKYTTLALCYYAEGDDMVSLNLLRNLMNNRDNENGIFELLLAAKICAEYPNLSEEGMGYARKVLPKIDGKCNQMASVAKCLLGLLLSGRSRALVSDSERTSRLSEALESLESAQKITEGRNPTVLFYLSLENAEQRKLDIALYYAKQLLKLEGGSTVRGWLLLARILSAQKRYIDAENIINAALDETGKWNQGELLRTKAKLQIAQEHLRDAVETYTHLLSVLQVQRKSFGVQKKLLKNMRNNTRSLEMETWHDLANVYTSLSQWRDAEVCLIKSEAINPHSASRCHSAGLLYQARGLHKEALQSFQKALDIEPNHVPSLVSTAIVLRQLSGQTLPVVKSFLTDALRLDRTNSSAWYNLGLLYKSENGASALEAAECFEAAALLQESAPVEPFR comes from the exons ATGAGTGTTAAGTATTGGATTTACAAGCAGAAAATTAGTTTAAGACTTAGATTGCGGAAGATGATGAAGTGCATTTGCTCAGGGGAACAACTGAGGATTGAAGATATTATTCCATCATCCGAGTCTCTTGCAACTCGAGACTATTCAGCTAGTGGGTATTCTTCGCGTGCCGGAGATGACGCCAAGGCAGACACCAGTAACATAGAAGAAGCAGAATCATCACTTCGTGAGAGTGGCATTTTGAATTATGAG GAAGCAAGAGCATTATTAGGTCGGCTTGAGTATCAAAAAGGTAACATTGAGGCTGCTCTTCATGTATTTGAGGGAATAGATATTGCTGCGGTGGTTCCGAAGATAAAACTTTCGATtgcaagaagatgtgagataccAAGACGGAATTCACTTAGCGACGCTATCCCACCTATGTCAATGCATGCAGTAAGTCTGCTCTTTGAGGCCATTTTACTCAAAGCAACATCCCTGCAGGCACTTGGGAGGTTTACAG AAGCTGCTCAGTCGTGTACAGTGATACTGGATACAGTTGAGTCTGCTTTGCCAGATGGCTTACATGAGAACTTTTCTGCTGATTGCAAATTGTTGGAAACCTTGAACAAGGCGGTGGAGTTACTTCCTGAGCTGTGGAAGCTAGCTTGTGCTCCTCAAGAAGCAATCTTGTCATATAGAAGGGCCCTGCTTTATCGGTGGAATCTTGATGTGGAAACGAGAAGCAAAATAGAAAAGCAGTATGCTATATTTCTCTTATACAGTGGCACTGATGCAACTCCTCCAAATCTTCGCGCACAGGCAGAAGGTTCCTTCATACCTAGAAACAATATAGAAGAAGctattttgctgcttctggtccTTCTAAGAAGATACATCGTCAATAAAATTGTATGGGATCCATCGATCTTGGATCACCTCTGCTTTGCATTATCCATTGCAGGTGAGTTTAGGGCACTCGCCCATCAGGTTGAGGAGTTGCTCCCTGGAATTGTTGTTAGAAGACAAAAGTACACTACCCTTGCCCTGTGTTATTATGCAGAAGGTGATGACATGGTCTCTTTGAATCTGTTAAGGAACCTGATGAATAACAGGGACAACGAGAACGGCATATTTGAGTTACTACTTGCTGCCAAAATTTGTGCAGAGTATCCCAATTTATCGGAAGAAGGGATGGGGTATGCCCGGAAAGTGCTCCCAAAAATTGATGGGAAATGTAACCAGATGGCTAGTGTTGCAAAATGCTTACTTGGTCTTCTGCTCTCAGGTCGATCTCGTGCCCTCGTGTCTGATTCTGAGAGAACGTCAAGACTGAGTGAAGCTCTTGAATCACTTGAATCGGCACAAAAGATAACTGAAGGAAGAAATCCTACTGTTCTTTTCTACCTTAGTTTGGAGAATGCAGAGCAGAGAAAGTTGGATATTGCTCTCTACTATGCAAAGCAGCTGTTGAAGTTGGAGGGAGGATCTACTGTCAGAGGATGGCTTCTTCTTGCTCGTATACTATCTGCTCAAAAGAGGTATATAGATGCAGAAAACATAATTAATGCTGCACTAGACGAAACAGGAAAATGGAATCAAGGAGAACTACTACGCACTAAGGCGAAACTACAGATTGCCCAGGAACATCTGCGGGATGCGGTGGAGACATATACTCATCTTCTTTCTGTACTCCAAGTTCAGAGAAAAAGTTTTGGAGTTCAGAAAAAGTTGTTAAAG AACATGAGAAACAACACTAGAAGTTTAGAAATGGAAACATGGCATGACCTAGCAAATGTGTACACAAGCTTGTCTCAGTGGCGTGATGCGGAGGTTTGCCTAATCAAATCTGAGGCTATCAATCCTCATTCTGCTTCAAGATGCCACTCTGCAG GGTTACTCTATCAAGCTAGAGGACTCCACAAAGAGGCATTACAATCTTTTCAGAAGGCTTTAGACATAGAACCAAACCATGTTCCTAGTTTGGTTTCCACTGCCATTGTTCTTCGACAACTCAGCGGCCAAACATTGCCTGTCGTGAAAAGCTTTCTGACCGATGCATTACGGCTTGACAGAACAAATTCTTCAGCTTGGTACAATCTTGGCTTGTTATACAAAAGTGAAAATGGTGCATCTGCACTCGAAGCCGCTGAATGCTTTGAGGCTGCTGCACTTCTCCAAGAATCTGCACCAGTTGAACCCTTCAGATGA